One genomic segment of Photobacterium sp. DA100 includes these proteins:
- the dinB gene encoding DNA polymerase IV — translation MSLLSPPKPDKAQKKIIHVDMDCFFAAVEMRDNPELRDIPIAIGGRSEQRGVISTCNYLARKYGVRSAMPTGRAMQLCPHLTLVSGRMGVYKEVSGQIREIFQRYTDKIEPLSLDEAYLDVTDCELCHGSATLIAEDIRRAIREELNLTASAGIAPVKFIAKIASDLNKPDGQYVVTPDQIPAFVADLKLEKIPGVGKVTIQKLHDKGLYVGKDVQQYDRHLLLQQFGKFGQSLWSRAHGIDEREVVVERERKSVGVERTFSQNISTYEQCWEVIERLFPELEKRLKRVRPELNIAKQGVKVKFADFQQTTVEHTQPKLDKAQFEGLLKEALTRQQDREIRLIGISVGLELGTRAQQLSLF, via the coding sequence ATGTCTCTGTTGTCCCCCCCCAAGCCAGATAAGGCACAGAAGAAGATCATCCATGTTGATATGGACTGTTTTTTCGCGGCGGTAGAGATGCGTGATAACCCTGAGCTGCGCGATATCCCCATTGCGATCGGTGGCCGATCCGAGCAGCGTGGGGTGATCAGTACCTGTAATTACCTGGCACGTAAATACGGCGTACGCTCGGCCATGCCGACAGGCAGGGCGATGCAGCTTTGCCCCCACCTGACCCTGGTTTCCGGCCGAATGGGTGTTTACAAAGAAGTCTCGGGCCAGATCCGTGAGATCTTCCAGCGTTATACCGATAAGATCGAACCACTTTCCCTTGATGAAGCCTACTTGGATGTCACCGACTGTGAGTTGTGCCATGGCTCGGCCACGCTGATCGCCGAAGATATCCGCCGGGCTATTCGCGAAGAGCTGAACCTGACGGCGTCTGCCGGGATAGCCCCGGTCAAATTCATCGCCAAGATAGCGTCGGATCTCAACAAGCCGGATGGTCAGTATGTGGTGACGCCCGATCAGATCCCCGCCTTCGTGGCGGATTTGAAGCTTGAGAAAATACCCGGTGTCGGCAAGGTAACGATCCAGAAGCTCCATGATAAAGGTCTCTATGTTGGTAAGGATGTGCAGCAATACGACAGGCATCTACTGTTGCAGCAGTTCGGTAAGTTCGGTCAGTCTCTATGGTCGCGGGCCCACGGAATCGACGAGCGTGAAGTGGTAGTGGAAAGGGAGCGCAAGTCGGTCGGGGTAGAGCGGACGTTCTCACAAAATATCAGCACTTATGAGCAGTGCTGGGAGGTGATCGAGCGTTTGTTTCCCGAATTGGAAAAGCGGCTCAAGCGGGTCCGTCCCGAGCTCAATATTGCCAAGCAGGGCGTGAAGGTGAAATTCGCTGACTTCCAGCAAACCACGGTGGAGCATACTCAGCCGAAGTTGGACAAGGCCCAGTTCGAGGGCCTCCTGAAAGAGGCCCTGACCCGTCAGCAAGACAGGGAAATCCGCTTGATAGGGATCAGTGTCG
- the nqrM gene encoding (Na+)-NQR maturation NqrM, producing MVIYVTTFAVFLLVIAAMAVGYIFQRKSVSGSCGGLDGIGIAKECDCPEPCDARLKREAREARAAEWKKNQII from the coding sequence ATGGTAATCTATGTAACTACCTTTGCTGTGTTTTTGCTGGTCATCGCGGCGATGGCTGTCGGTTATATCTTCCAGCGCAAAAGCGTGAGCGGCAGCTGTGGCGGCCTTGACGGTATCGGTATTGCCAAAGAGTGTGATTGCCCGGAGCCGTGTGATGCCCGCCTGAAGCGCGAGGCCCGTGAAGCTCGCGCGGCAGAATGGAAGAAAAACCAGATCATCTGA
- a CDS encoding FAD:protein FMN transferase yields MMLALVFTLSACSDQREMIHLNGSTMGTYYSIKLIKQEGLPSATDIQAEIDRRLELVNDQMSTYRKHSELSQFNQSRLTEPFEVSADTAKVVTEAIRLAKLTDGALDVTVGPIVNLWSFGPEARPEKTPTEQELAERRKIVGIHHLSVDGNTLIKDIPELYVDLSSIAKGFGVDVVADYFDDLGVADYLVEIGGELSLKGNNLEGVPWRIAIEKPTEDGSRAIQEVIEPGDMAVATSGDYRNYFEEDGVRYSHLIDPNSGMPISNHVVSVTVLHPSSMTSDALATAFSVMGEEKALALANQEQIPLLLVVKTEQGFKEYTSDAFAPYLKQK; encoded by the coding sequence ATGATGCTTGCGTTGGTTTTTACCCTTTCGGCCTGTAGTGATCAGCGTGAGATGATCCACCTGAACGGCTCGACCATGGGAACCTACTATTCAATTAAGTTGATTAAGCAGGAAGGCTTACCCTCTGCCACGGATATTCAGGCAGAAATTGACCGTCGACTGGAGCTGGTTAACGACCAGATGTCGACGTACCGTAAGCATTCCGAGCTCAGCCAATTTAACCAGTCCCGCTTGACCGAACCGTTCGAGGTTTCGGCCGACACCGCCAAGGTCGTGACAGAGGCTATTCGTCTCGCCAAGCTGACTGACGGTGCACTGGATGTAACGGTTGGGCCAATCGTCAACCTTTGGAGCTTCGGCCCAGAAGCACGCCCGGAGAAAACACCGACCGAGCAAGAGCTGGCAGAGCGCCGCAAGATAGTGGGTATTCACCACCTAAGTGTGGACGGCAACACCCTGATCAAGGATATTCCGGAGCTGTATGTCGATCTGTCCTCGATTGCCAAGGGATTTGGGGTTGACGTGGTCGCCGATTACTTTGATGATCTAGGCGTGGCGGATTACCTGGTTGAGATCGGTGGCGAGCTGAGCTTGAAAGGTAATAACTTGGAGGGTGTGCCTTGGCGCATCGCGATCGAAAAGCCAACCGAAGACGGCAGCCGTGCTATCCAGGAAGTGATAGAGCCGGGTGACATGGCGGTTGCAACTTCGGGTGATTACCGCAACTACTTCGAAGAAGATGGCGTACGTTACTCGCATCTGATTGATCCAAACAGCGGCATGCCGATTTCCAACCATGTGGTATCGGTAACAGTGCTGCACCCATCAAGCATGACCTCGGATGCCCTAGCGACGGCGTTTTCTGTGATGGGTGAGGAAAAAGCACTGGCATTGGCCAACCAAGAGCAAATCCCGTTGCTATTGGTTGTGAAAACAGAGCAAGGCTTCAAGGAATATACCTCGGATGCTTTTGCCCCTTATCTGAAACAAAAGTAG
- the nqrF gene encoding NADH:ubiquinone reductase (Na(+)-transporting) subunit F — MDIILGVVMFTLIILALVLVILFAKSKLVPSGDITISVNGDPEKAIKTAAGSKLLNALSANGIFVSSACGGGGSCGQCRVKVKSGGGDILPTELDHITKGEAREGERLACQVNVKTDMDIELPEEIFGVKKWECTVISNDNEATFIKELVLQIPEGEEVPFRAGGYIQIEAEPHHIKYSDFDIPEEYREDWDKFNLFRYESIVKEHSIRAYSMASYPEEKGLIKLNVRIATPPPNNPDVPPGVMSSYIWSLKAGDKCTISGPFGEFFAKETDNEMVFIGGGAGMAPMRSHIFDQLLRLKSKRKMTYWYGARSKREMFYVEDFDTLAADNDNFEWHVALSDPLPEDNWDGYTGFIHNVIYENYLKDHEAPEDCEYYMCGPPMMNAAVIGMLKDLGVEDENILLDDFGG, encoded by the coding sequence ATGGATATTATTCTTGGCGTAGTCATGTTCACCCTGATTATCCTGGCTCTAGTTCTAGTGATCCTATTCGCTAAATCTAAGCTAGTACCATCAGGTGACATTACTATCTCAGTAAATGGCGATCCGGAAAAAGCGATTAAAACCGCTGCCGGTAGCAAACTGCTAAATGCTCTATCAGCAAATGGTATCTTCGTATCATCTGCTTGTGGTGGTGGTGGTTCATGTGGCCAGTGCCGCGTGAAGGTAAAATCTGGTGGCGGCGATATCCTGCCAACAGAGCTTGACCACATCACTAAAGGTGAAGCGCGTGAAGGCGAGCGTCTAGCGTGTCAGGTTAACGTTAAAACTGACATGGACATCGAGCTTCCAGAAGAAATCTTCGGCGTTAAGAAGTGGGAATGTACCGTTATCTCTAACGATAACGAAGCAACCTTCATCAAAGAGCTTGTGCTTCAGATCCCTGAGGGCGAAGAAGTACCGTTCCGCGCGGGTGGTTACATCCAGATCGAAGCTGAACCGCACCACATTAAGTACTCTGATTTCGATATTCCTGAGGAATACCGTGAAGACTGGGACAAGTTCAACCTGTTCCGCTACGAGTCTATCGTGAAAGAGCACTCAATCCGTGCATACTCTATGGCGTCATACCCAGAAGAGAAAGGTCTGATTAAGCTGAACGTGCGTATTGCTACGCCGCCGCCTAACAACCCAGATGTACCACCTGGCGTAATGTCATCATACATCTGGTCGCTTAAGGCTGGTGACAAGTGTACTATCTCTGGTCCATTCGGTGAGTTCTTCGCGAAAGAAACTGACAATGAAATGGTCTTCATCGGTGGTGGTGCTGGTATGGCACCAATGCGTTCGCACATCTTCGACCAGCTTCTACGCCTGAAATCGAAGCGTAAGATGACTTACTGGTACGGTGCGCGTTCTAAGCGTGAAATGTTCTACGTAGAAGATTTCGATACGCTAGCGGCTGATAACGACAACTTCGAGTGGCATGTTGCGCTGTCTGATCCACTACCAGAAGATAACTGGGATGGTTACACAGGCTTCATTCACAACGTGATCTACGAGAACTACCTGAAAGATCACGAAGCACCTGAAGATTGTGAGTACTACATGTGTGGTCCACCAATGATGAACGCAGCTGTTATCGGCATGCTGAAAGATCTTGGTGTTGAAGACGAAAACATCCTACTGGATGACTTCGGTGGCTAA
- the nqrE gene encoding NADH:ubiquinone reductase (Na(+)-transporting) subunit E, whose amino-acid sequence MEHYLSLLVRSIFIENLALSFFLGMCTFLAVSKKVKTSFGLGVAVIVVLTIAVPVNNLIYNLLLKDGAIVSGVDLSFLNFITFIGVIAALVQILEMVLDRFFPPLYNALGIFLPLITVNCAIFGGVSFMVQRDYNFAESVVYGLGSGIGWMLAIVALAGIREKMKYSDVPPGLRGLGITFITVGLMALGFMSFSGVQL is encoded by the coding sequence ATGGAACATTATCTAAGCCTTCTGGTTCGTTCGATCTTTATCGAGAACTTGGCACTGTCGTTCTTCCTAGGTATGTGTACATTCCTAGCCGTATCGAAAAAAGTGAAAACTTCTTTCGGTCTGGGTGTAGCGGTAATCGTTGTACTAACGATCGCTGTTCCTGTGAACAACCTGATCTACAACCTACTGCTAAAAGACGGCGCCATTGTTTCAGGTGTTGACCTTAGCTTCCTGAACTTCATTACGTTCATCGGTGTTATCGCGGCACTGGTACAGATCCTGGAAATGGTTCTGGACCGCTTCTTCCCGCCGCTATATAACGCGCTAGGTATTTTCCTACCATTGATCACCGTAAACTGTGCGATCTTCGGTGGTGTATCTTTCATGGTACAGCGTGATTATAACTTTGCTGAATCTGTAGTATACGGTCTTGGTTCTGGTATCGGTTGGATGCTAGCAATCGTTGCTCTTGCGGGTATCCGTGAGAAGATGAAATATTCAGACGTACCTCCTGGTCTTCGCGGCCTAGGTATTACATTCATCACCGTTGGTCTAATGGCGTTGGGCTTCATGTCCTTCTCCGGCGTTCAGCTGTAA
- a CDS encoding NADH:ubiquinone reductase (Na(+)-transporting) subunit D: protein MADTKEMKKILFAPFIDNNPIALQILGVCSALAVTTKLETAFVMTLAVTFVCAFSNLFVSLIRNHIPNSVRIIVQMAIIASLVIVVDQVLKAFVYDISKQLSVFVGLIITNCIVMGRAEAYAMKSEPLPSLVDGIGNGLGYGFVLITVAFFRELFGSGKLFGVEILPLVSDGGWYQPNGMMILAPSAFFLIGFMIWAIRIIRPEQIEAKE from the coding sequence ATGGCTGATACTAAAGAAATGAAGAAGATTCTGTTTGCGCCGTTTATCGACAACAACCCGATCGCGCTTCAGATTCTTGGTGTTTGTTCTGCGCTTGCAGTAACAACCAAACTAGAGACGGCATTCGTAATGACCCTAGCGGTAACATTCGTTTGTGCATTCTCTAACTTGTTCGTATCTCTGATCCGTAACCACATTCCAAACAGCGTACGTATCATCGTACAGATGGCGATCATCGCATCGTTGGTAATCGTGGTAGACCAGGTACTGAAAGCCTTTGTTTACGATATCTCTAAGCAGCTTTCTGTATTCGTTGGTCTGATCATCACGAACTGTATCGTTATGGGTCGTGCTGAAGCATACGCAATGAAGTCTGAGCCTCTACCATCTCTTGTAGACGGTATTGGTAACGGTCTTGGTTACGGCTTCGTACTTATCACTGTAGCTTTCTTCCGTGAACTATTCGGTTCAGGCAAACTATTTGGTGTGGAAATCCTGCCGCTAGTGTCTGACGGTGGTTGGTACCAGCCAAACGGTATGATGATCCTAGCACCATCAGCGTTCTTCCTGATTGGTTTCATGATCTGGGCTATCCGTATCATCCGTCCAGAACAAATCGAAGCGAAGGAGTAA
- a CDS encoding Na(+)-translocating NADH-quinone reductase subunit C: MSSNNDSIKKTLIVVIALSLVCSIVVSAAAVALRPLQQKNAVLDVQRNILSVAGLLQDGTNITEAYDQFIEPKLVNLETGEFVEQTEEGVTASEYSQRDAAKDPAQSIRLTGEQDLAKIIRRANVATVYLVKDANDNVEKLILPVHGGGLWSMMYAFIAVETDGNTLAGITYYEQGETPGLGGEIENPNWRAQFVGKELFDSNNKPAIRVVKGGAPEGDIHGVDGLSGATLTANGVQHTFDFWLGDMGFGPFLAKVREGGLNNG; encoded by the coding sequence ATGTCAAGTAATAACGATAGCATTAAAAAGACGCTAATTGTTGTTATCGCACTGAGCCTAGTGTGCTCAATCGTGGTATCAGCAGCAGCGGTTGCTCTGCGTCCACTACAGCAGAAAAATGCTGTGCTTGATGTTCAGCGCAACATCCTTTCAGTAGCGGGCCTTCTGCAAGATGGCACCAACATCACTGAAGCTTACGACCAGTTCATCGAGCCTAAGCTTGTTAACCTGGAAACCGGTGAGTTCGTTGAGCAGACTGAAGAAGGTGTAACTGCATCTGAGTACAGTCAGCGTGACGCAGCGAAAGATCCAGCTCAGTCTATCCGCCTAACTGGTGAGCAAGACCTAGCGAAGATCATTCGTCGTGCAAACGTTGCAACAGTTTACCTAGTGAAAGATGCGAACGACAACGTTGAGAAACTGATCCTGCCGGTACACGGTGGTGGTCTGTGGTCAATGATGTACGCATTCATCGCGGTAGAAACTGACGGCAACACGCTTGCGGGTATCACATACTACGAGCAGGGTGAAACTCCTGGACTTGGTGGTGAGATCGAGAACCCGAACTGGCGTGCACAGTTCGTTGGTAAAGAACTGTTCGACAGCAACAACAAGCCAGCTATCCGCGTCGTTAAAGGCGGTGCACCTGAAGGTGACATCCACGGTGTAGATGGTCTGTCTGGTGCAACCCTAACTGCAAATGGTGTTCAGCACACCTTCGACTTCTGGTTGGGTGACATGGGCTTTGGTCCATTCCTGGCTAAAGTTCGTGAAGGAGGCCTAAACAATGGCTGA